The nucleotide window TTATAGTGTGATTTAGTGATGTTAGATAATACAAGTGAAGGACGCCTAGGCCAATTTGTATGACACTGGGGGGTGTAGGATTTTGTTACTCTAACATGGAGGTTTATCTGACTGTCCATATATTGTGTGTATCATGTAGTTCAAGTACTACATGCTTCAGTTCTACTTCCAAATGTTCAAgttcaattttataatatctGTATCACTTTCTTACTCTAGATTGAACTTGCTTATTGTTATTGTTCCGTTCATATGGAAGTCTGAAACTAttctttcaaaagaataatgTCTCATATAACTGTTAAATTTGCTGTGCTCAATGCATTATGACTgacatttcttttctttgatcATTGTACTGAATCATTTACATCCTCTGGTAGACAACAGATTCAAAAAGTAGGAATGTTGCCCAATCTATTCTTGCCAAAAAGAAAAGGGACCATGGAGAAAAAGAACAAGGAAAAAATGGCAGCAATGATGCTGATAACTATTCCATGTTTTCTACAAGAACTTTGGCTTcagaaaaggacatagaagagTTAGGTATGTTGAAGGAGCAGGTAGAGGAACTTCAGAGGAAATTGTTGGAGAAAGATGAACTTTTAAAGTCAGCGGAAAACTCAAGAGACCAGATGAATGCTTTTAATGCAAAACTTGATGAACTTAAACACCAGGCTTCAGAAAAGGAATCTTTACTGAAGTATACTCAACAGCAGCTCTCTGATGCTAAGGTACTGATCAGcttcctttttttaattaattaataatttggcCCAAGGACTTTCTTAAGCATTTACAATTTGGGCAGAGTTCATCTCTTAGAATTAATGTTACCTATTCACTTAATACATGCACTTCATATATCTCTTGAACATGATAGGCCTGGCTTTTTGAGTTTTGACGGTTGTGGGAAGTTGGATTGTATTCTAGTGTATTTTAGTAGGCGTATGCTTAGAGAATGTTGGAAGGGTTCACAATTGCAATGAGTTTAACTTTCGGCAGTTTTTGTTTCTTGATTCTATTTAACATTAGTGTTATTCTTAGAAGTTTGGACTTtatgaaaccttaatctgatTGCCTTGAAATTATAATGTTGTGTTAAGATCTTATACTGCTTTCTTCAATCTTAGGTTCTGATAGATATTACAGGGGGGGAGGAAATGCTCATTTCATTGGGGGAGGGTGGggagttttaaaatatttcttctcATATGCATTAACAGGTCTCCTTTTCCACAGATTAAGCTTGCAGACAAGCAAGCTGCTCTTGAAAAAATACAATGGGAAGCAATGACATCCAACAAGAAAGTTGATAAACTTCTAGATGAGCTAGGTTCCATGCAGGCAGATATTACATCATTCACGTTATTACTGGAAGGATTGTCAAAAACTGACACTGCTAAGTATACCAATGATTATGATGTCAAACCTTATGATTTCAGTCACCTGCCTAGTATTGTGagtttatgaatatttttcaaatacacAGCATATTTTTCCACATGTTGATATGTATGTATGGTGACAATTTCAACACAGCACTATGATTTGGATTGCCTTCCTAGTTCAAGACACATGGATATCTTGTTTATCAATGTGCATGCCTTCCACTTGTATATCAGTGATTTAGCATTTGTAGATTCTATCCCACAATAGATCTGTAGGATAAGATCCTTATATTTACAGCAGAATCATATACAAAGTCAACATATctcaatgaataaaaaatagtattgatGGCTACGCAAACCGTTGCTACTTCCTGtgaggttttgacttttttttcttagtaGAGGGTATTTGGTAAAGAACTGCATCATTGAATGGTATGAGACTATACTTATCAGATTTAATGTATATCTTTGTTTCAAGAACAGAGTTGTGTTAGTATATTTGTAGAGATATCTTATCCTTGGATGTTGATCTTTTCAAGTAAACATCTGGTTGAACAGGATGATTTGGACGAGGTGGAATTGCAGAAAATGGATGAAGCAAGAAAAGCCTATATGGCTGCTGTTTCGATTTCCAAGGAAAAACGAGATGAGGAATCTATTGCTGCTGCTGCCAATGCTAGGTTACATCTTCAGTCACTTGTtttcaaatccaaaaattttaaCCTGTAATATCAttgctagttttatttaatgTGCTACATGTTAGGTCCCTTTAGTCAAAATGGTGAGGCACTTATCTTGTGTGTGAGATTTATTTGTACAAGCCTGTTATGAACAAATATATAAAGTTATGCCATTTAATGTGATGAGGTACTAAACGAGCATATTCAATGAAGTGAAAATGTGTTCTCTCGCGGGTCTACCTGCATTCAGAATTATACCAGACCTGTGGCATCGGGTTTTTCAAAAGCAGAAGAGTTAATCATTAGTTTCTCTTTGAAGTGGCATTCAGCAAGTTTCCTTCTAGCAGCTGATTCTGATTGGCAGAGGTTATATACTTGGTATTATTGATTTGTGGACTGCTTATTTTTCACTCCTGCTAACTGTTCCAAAGTAtttgtgtatgtatgtatatattccACTTCTTGTACCCAAGCTAGTTTTTGGTTCCCTACTTTCGTATATGGTCCATGCATGCATTATATCCACAAGGTGGGGATCTTGTTCCATTTATAAACTATGTTGTCTCATGTGGACAAGGTATATTTGTGCTTCTTGTATAAATTCTACTTAAAACTTGAAATATGAAAACCTATtctttatttgataatattattttttcctgaatgaaagaaattaaatgcaACCTTAATTATAATCTAGGGTGATAAATGATAAGTAgcttttaaacatttttatttatttttggatttggcTCCTCTAAAGTGAGGGcgtgcactttttttttttgtagactTATTTGACGTTTATCTATTGGCTCTTTtagttaatgtttttaaaactgGGTGACAGATAGAGGTATTTACTCGCGGTTTAATAATTTAAGCCTGGTCTAACCGTCTTTAAATTGGGTGTGTGTAGAATAATTAGGTGTGTATACACATACAGATATTAGTTTACAATGATAAGttctataattttatatcaataatttttcaatgaACAATTTTATCTCAAATTAATGTAgaattaaaagtttattttataagtttgtttttcatgcactaTCCGTaaagttcttataattttataactaatttgaacTATACTTACGCGGAgtacaagaaaaattataagagaaaataaattatgtatttatgtTGTAAATACACAATCATTAAACTCAAACTTAAATATGAATCCCATTTTAAAATGGATTGAATgaaaggaaaatgatagatgtaACAAGTAATATAATGAGAAaggagagagataaaaaaaaatgagatggaAATCGAACTAATTACTATTCTTATCATTCCTAGTTCTTGTAAAGCCAATGTTCATGTCCTTTAGTGATACTTTAGCCCAAGCGTAGGTTATAGACTCAACTAAGTCTTTGCTAAAGTTAACATGGTATTGTGTCAGCTTCCACTTAATCGTTTGGGGTgacatcaaaataattttctttaactgtCATTTGTTTGCTTTGATCACcatttaattgattctttattttgtactagcaaattcaaaagttCTCCACTCGAAAGATAACGTTTTTTTAAATCATGATAAACTATTTAATTCCGGAAATGAGTATTAATCAGGCAACCTTTACCGTTTAACTTGTCTTCCAAAATCCTTTTGTCGGTATGGTGGTGGTTGAACTTCAGTCCTGCACTTTAAAAAGTGGACAagcagaaacaaaagaaaattttaaattcactcAAAATGAAATTCTACTTACCCTATTCAGTTCATGTTTAATAAGTCCTCCT belongs to Glycine soja cultivar W05 chromosome 5, ASM419377v2, whole genome shotgun sequence and includes:
- the LOC114411777 gene encoding protein MICROTUBULE BINDING PROTEIN 2C-like; amino-acid sequence: MQHFVDLQENSELGESNSWLSAKEQSGAAPNTNLDRVLFNDLVEIVPLVQSLIDRKASRSFTRRGSMIYTKTPTRESLSKRTTDSKSRNVAQSILAKKKRDHGEKEQGKNGSNDADNYSMFSTRTLASEKDIEELGMLKEQVEELQRKLLEKDELLKSAENSRDQMNAFNAKLDELKHQASEKESLLKYTQQQLSDAKIKLADKQAALEKIQWEAMTSNKKVDKLLDELGSMQADITSFTLLLEGLSKTDTAKYTNDYDVKPYDFSHLPSIDDLDEVELQKMDEARKAYMAAVSISKEKRDEESIAAAANARLHLQSLVFKSKNFNL